A window of the Miscanthus floridulus cultivar M001 chromosome 14, ASM1932011v1, whole genome shotgun sequence genome harbors these coding sequences:
- the LOC136503661 gene encoding zinc finger BED domain-containing protein RICESLEEPER 2-like, giving the protein MAGSGDDDGPTINDELRSLGQIPDDEDDMGDAAHLLFGRSAPPTNRDDGADGGAPAASAAAGASAAAPSDAASLASSTTGTGKRRSPVWADFEEVKEVVDGEQVVSAICKLCRHRLSGKSANGTGHLKRHLISCKKKVDRANAVQSRLALNPDGSYRNWEYKPDVARHELIRLIARLDLPLSIADNDAWDDYIQRAHNPRYKRVTRFSTARDLSKLYNEKMLHLKAAVMPGVSSVCLTSDIWSGNAKEDYIAVVAHYITSDWELKKSVIGFKLIEVSHNGINIAECISGVLRDWGLLDKVFSVSLDNASSNTTAMLALTPLLDGYLGYDVDPSDHTKKVYHVVHQRCACHIINLIVKSGLKRLKPCIEIFRTAINFLNSSNQRIAQFKEYCQAKGMRPRKFCLDMDVRWNSTYLMLKHLMPYRTVFSVFINLQFGYPLLVEQHWYIAEKVLQFLELFYDSTVALSGVYYPTSPLVLHHILEIASHLHDYEHDSNLCNVVAPMKAKFLKYWKYVPLLYAFAFVLDPRAKMRGLQNVLDLLAQSNNMSYIDYLAEVKFELHKLYDKYESKFGAARPARTTHPSGLTGKRKQAWGKIFGGSVSSGPSSTAGSSAVPPGLSELTVYLDSDNVVAYDDDFDVLNWWHEHKLTFPVLCTMAKDIMSVPVSTTSSESCFSLTGRIIEERRRRLGPDTVEMLICVKDWELGEEKGQHTVEDEEYEDYFKNQFLDHDSGASGITT; this is encoded by the coding sequence ATGGCCGGCTCTGGTGACGACGATGGTCCAACCATCAATGACGAGCTCAGGTCGTTGGGCCAGATCCCCGACGACGAAGACGACATGGGCGATGCTGCTCATCTCTTGTTCGGTAGGAGTGCTCCTCCGACCAACCGAGATGATGGTGCTGATGGTGGTGCGCCGGCGGCTAGTGCTGCTGCTGGTGCGTCGGCGGCGGCCCCTAGTGATGCAGCTTCACTCGCTTCGTCCACCACTGGTACTGGTAAGCGGCGCTCCCCTGTGTGGGCTGACTTCGAGGAAGTCAAAGAGGTAGTGGATGGTGAGCAGGTTGTTTCTGCTATTTGCAAGCTTTGTCGTCATCGTTTGTCTGGTAAATCTGCTAATGGCACTGGTCACTTAAAAAGACATCTAATATCCTGTAAAAAGAAAGTTGATAGGGCTAATGCTGTTCAAAGTAGGCTTGCTTTAAACCCTGATGGATCTTATAGAAACTGGGAGTATAAGCCTGATGTTGCTAGGCATGAGCTGATTCGTTTGATTGCTAGATTGGATCTGCCTTTGTCTATTGCTGATAATGATGCTTGGGATGATTACATTCAGCGTGCTCACAATCCTAGATATAAGAGGGTCACTAGATTTAGCACAGCTAGAGATCTGTCTAAGCTATACAATGAAAAAATGTTGCACCTTAAAGCTGCTGTTATGCCTGGTGTGTCTTCTGTTTGTTTGACATCTGATatctggtctggtaatgctaaggaagaTTATATTGCTGTTGTTGCTCACTACATTACTTCTGATTGGGAACTTAAGAAATCTGTTATTGGTTTTAAACTGATTGAAGTGAGTCATAATGGCATTAACATTGCTGAATGTATCTCTGGTGTGCTTAGAGATTGGGGCCTGCTTGACAAAGTTTTCTCTGTTAGTCTTGATAATGCATCTTCTAATACAACTGCTATGCTTGCTTTGACCCCTTTGCTTGATGGTTACCTGGGCTATGATGTTGATCCTTCTGATCATACTAAAAAGGTGTATCATGTTGTGCATCAGCGATGTGCTTGCCATATAATTAACTTGATTGTTAAATCTGGTTTGAAAAGGCTTAAACCTTGCATAGAGAtttttagaactgcaattaacTTCCTAAATTCATCTAATCAGCGCATTGCTCAATTCAAGGAATACTGCCAAGCTAAGGGGATGCGTCCTCGTAAGTTTtgtttggatatggatgttagatggaactcAACCTATCTTATGCTTAAACATTTAATGCCATATAGAACTgtattttctgtgttcattaatctTCAGTTTGGCTATCCTCTGTTGGTTGAACAGCACTGGTACATTGCTGAAAAGGTGTTGCAGTTTCTTGAATTGTTCTATGATTCAACTGTTGCTCTGTCTGGTGTTTATTACCCTACTAGTCCTTTGGTACTGCATCACATACTTGAGATTGCTAGCCACCTGCATGACTATGAACATGATTCTAATCTATGTAATGTTGTTGCTCCAATGAAGGCTAAATTTCTTAAATACTGGAAATATGTGCCACTGTTATATGCATTTGCTTTTGTTCTGGACCCAAgggctaagatgagaggtttgcAGAATGTGCTTGACTTGCTTGCTCAGAGTAACAATATGAGTTACATTGATTATCTTGCTGAGGTCAAATTTGAGTTGCATAAACTGTATGACAAGTATGAATctaagtttggtgcagctaggccAGCTAGGACCACCCATCCATCTGGATTGACAGGTAAGAGGAAGCAGGCATGGGGCAAAATATTTGGAGGATCAGTTTCTTCTGGTCCTTCAAGTACTGCTGGATCATCTGCTGTGCCTCCTGGTCTCTCTGAGCTCACTGTTTACCTTGACAGTGACAATGTTGTGGCCTATGATGATGATTTTGATGTCCTGAATTGGTGGCATGAGCATAAACTAACCTTCCCAGTTCTCTGTACAATGGCTAAAGATATTATGTCTGTCCCTGTTTCAACAACTTCTTCGGAGTCTTGCTTTAGTCTTACTGGCAGGATCATTGAGGAGCGCCGACGTCGATTGGGACCAGACACTGTGGAGATGTTGATCTGCGTGAAGGACTGGGAGCTTGGTGAAGAGAAGGGACAGCATACAGTGGAGGATGAGGAGTATGAAGACTACTTCAAGAATCAGTTTCTAGATCATGACTCTGGTGCTAGTGGAATAACCACTTAG
- the LOC136505334 gene encoding aspartic proteinase nepenthesin-1-like, with translation MAPTLVLLVLLCLSTALLTCSGGGGGATRIRMKLTHVDAKGNYTAPERVRRAIALSRQNLATSMRAGAGVSAPVHWATRQYVAEYLVGDPPQRAEALIDTGSDLIWTQSTTCLRKVCARQDLPYYNASASSSFAPVPCRDRACAANDVHLCALDSSCTFLVTYGAGGIIGSLGTDVFTFQSGGATLAFGCVSFTEVTPGSLHGASGLIGLGRGRLSLVSQTDAKRFSYCLTPYFHNNGGSSHLFVGAAASLSGGGPVMSMPFVESPKDYPYSTFYYLPLVGITVGATKLPIPSSAFDLQEVYEGFWEGGVIIDSGSPFTSLVKDAYEPLMDELARQLNGSLVPPPGEDDGGMALCVARRDLDRVVPTLVLHFSGGADMALPPKNYWAPLEKSTACMAIARGYRQSIIGNFQQQNMHILFDVGGGRLSFQNADCSTI, from the coding sequence ATGGCGCCAACATTGGTGTTACTCGTGCTCTTGTGCCTCAGCACTGCCCTACTAacctgcagcggcggcggcggcggtgccacTAGGATCCGCATGAAACTCACCCATGTCGACGCCAAAGGGAACTACACCGCACCGGAGCGCGTGCGCCGTGCCATCGCCCTCAGCCGGCAGAACCTGGCCACGTCCATGCGTGCCGGCGCCGGCGTGAGTGCGCCAGTGCACTGGGCGACCCGGCAGTACGTCGCAGAGTACCTGGTCGGCGACCCGCCGCAGCGCGCGGAGGCCCTCATCGACACCGGCAGCGACCTCATCTGGACGCAGTCCACGACGTGCCTCCGGAAGGTGTGCGCCCGGCAGGACCTGCCCTACTACAACGCGTCGGCATCCAGCAGCTTCGCGCCCGTGCCGTGCCGGGACAGGGCGTGCGCGGCCAACGACGTGCACCTCTGCGCGCTAGACAGCAGCTGCACGTTCCTGGTCACCTACGGCGCCGGCGGCATCATCGGCTCCCTCGGCACCGACGTCTTCACGTTCCAGTCTGGCGGGGCCACGCTCGCCTTCGGGTGCGTGAGCTTCACGGAGGTCACGCCGGGGTCGCTCCACGGCGCGTCGGGACTCATCGGGCTCGGCCGCGGGCGCCTGTCGCTGGTCTCCCAGACGGACGCCAAGAGGTTCTCCTACTGCCTCACGCCCTACTTCCACAACAACGGCGGGTCGAGCCACCTGTTCGTCGGCGCCGCGGCGAGCCTGAGCGGCGGCGGGCCAGTGATGTCCATGCCGTTCGTGGAGAGCCCCAAGGACTACCCCTACAGCACGTTCTACTACCTCCCGCTGGTGGGGATCACCGTGGGCGCGACCAAGCTGCCCATCCCGAGCTCGGCGTTCGATCTCCAGGAAGTTTATGAGGGGTTCTGGGAGGGCGGCGTCATCATCGACTCCGGCAGCCCCTTCACGTCGCTCGTCAAAGACGCGTACGAGCCGCTGATGGACGAGCTTGCCCGGCAGCTGAACGGAAGCCTCGTGCCGCCGCCGGGGGAGGACGACGGTGGCATGGCGCTGTGCGTGGCACGCCGCGACCTGGACAGGGTGGTGCCGACGCTGGTGCTCCATTTCAGCGGCGGCGCGGACATGGCCCTGCCTCCCAAGAACTACTGGGCCCCGCTGGAGAAGTCGACGGCCTGCATGGCGATCGCCAGAGGGTACCGGCAAAGCATCATCGGCAACTTTCAGCAGCAGAACATGCACATCCTTTTTGACGTCGGCGGCGGGCGGCTCTCCTTCCAGAATGCCGATTGCAGCACTATCTGA